The Papaver somniferum cultivar HN1 unplaced genomic scaffold, ASM357369v1 unplaced-scaffold_18, whole genome shotgun sequence genome includes a window with the following:
- the LOC113337755 gene encoding histone H2B.3-like produces the protein MAPKVAEKKPAEKKPAEKKPAEEKKAEKAPAAKKPRAEKKLPSKDASSTDKKKKKSKKSVETYKIYIFKVLKQVHPDIGISSKAMGIMNSFINDIFEKLAAESSRLARYNKKPTITSREIQTAVRLVLPGELAKHAVSEGTKAVTKFTSS, from the coding sequence ATGGCGCCGAAAGTAGCAGAGAAGAAACCGGCAGAGAAGAAACCGGCAGAGAAGAAACCCGCTGAAGAAAAGAAAGCTGAGAAAGCACCAGCAGCAAAGAAACCCAGAGCTGAGAAGAAATTACCAAGCAAAGATGCTTCCTCaacagataagaagaagaagaaatcaaagaaatctGTTGAGACTTACAAGATCTACATCTTCAAAGTGTTGAAACAAGTTCATCCTGATATTGGTATTTCAAGCAAAGCTATGGGAATCATGAACAGTTTCATTAATGATATCTTTGAGAAACTTGCTGCTGAATCGTCTAGATTGGCAAGGTACAACAAGAAGCCAACTATTACCTCTCGTGAGATTCAGACTGCTGTTCGTCTTGTTCTTCCTGGTGAATTAGCCAAACATGCTGTTTCTGAGGGTACCAAAGCTGTTACCAAATTTACTAGTTCTTAA